Proteins encoded together in one Telopea speciosissima isolate NSW1024214 ecotype Mountain lineage chromosome 4, Tspe_v1, whole genome shotgun sequence window:
- the LOC122659567 gene encoding probable disease resistance protein At1g61300 — MATMPTVVPSASSSSGWTYDVFLSFRGEDTRKNFTSHLYAALVRKGIKTFKDDKEIKIGEVISEALQKAIKESRSFIIIFSRNYADSHWCLDELALIMEESHGPKVFPVFLEGVDPLEVQDQTGSFGDAFGELAKDCDGETVKRWRSALRACCSTLRIRMVLKRFLVITFLSLWKSRDEAKLIAQIVEDVSGGLSEILSPNPVIEIPSEPIKIENQPSTKSALLQMLDCIGDPRFSIIGVYVSATPNLRSIQDSISKCLGLPDNSGADALFKALMKKKFLLIFDDVWCKLKLMDVGIPHPVLNNKGSKILIISRIQDICTDMDARKTIKVEPLSDAESWELFVDIAGEHVAANDIKRFAEKIVGRCKGLPLAIVIVAHAMANRHGVGLWENALWEMELSATEIRGMKEEVFVPLKFSFDRLENDMLRSLFLYCACFCEDYNFEIGGYELLDYCIGKGLVDKLGSLKAARNKVEDLIESLKIACMLEDGDHKSSTVKMHDMMRELALWITSSEYTDNSSLNKFLIRTGESVTDLFKVKRIACTGNAQTATSLVLFYCEMLDQQILGSECVEGLSNLRYLNPEGTNVSIPMGIISCLHKLEELKLSRAKKINWRVSTDRKGQRDEQERSGGCSSSIDDYSISMIDIVGLELRRCRVVRQDALQALINESQNLQFLTIEDCQGVTCGRICDTGTKLINCEDLEEVMDGLVVDHQCPNGLLILIELPKLKKICVGLAPINCFNQLMLIDIERCHSLKMVFTKEMRRHSFKYLYSILVSDCERMDVIIEADDDDAKEEEVGELLEENNNNINGEVISLFPKLRFFILVNLPTLAEVCTNHILHCPLINEMKVRNCPRINKDPLPIQNTDGLLVIIEGEEMWKEGSNNKVVKKRKFKEIQPGP; from the exons ATGGCTACCATGCCCACTGTCGTCCCGTCTGCTTCATCCTCCTCTGGATGGACTTACGATGTGTTCTTGAGTTTCAGAGGAGAAGACACCCGCAAAAACTTTACAAGTCACCTTTATGCCGCCCTGGTTAGGAAAGGAATCAAAACATTCAAGGAtgataaggaaataaaaataggaGAGGTGATCTCTGAAGCACTCCAAAAGGCAATCAAGGAATCAAGGTCTTTCATTATCATATTCTCGAGGAACTATGCTGATTCGCATTGGTGCCTAGATGAACTCGCCTTGATTATGGAAGAATCTCATGGCCCAAAGGTTTTTCCAGTTTTCCTGGAGGGCGTCGATCCATTGGAAGTACAGGACCAGACGGGAAGCTTTGGAGATGCTTTTGGGGAGCTTGCAAAGGACTGCGACGGAGAGACGGTAAAAAGGTGGAGGTCAGCCCTTAGAGCGTGCTGCTCAACTCTCCGGATCCGGATGGTGCTTAAAAGATTTTTGGTAATTACTTTCCTCTCGCTAT GGAAAAGCAG GGATGAAGCGAAGTTGATTGCACAGATAGTGGAAGACGTCTCGGGTGGGCTGAGTGAGATCCTTTCTCCAAACCCTGTGATAGAGATCCCATCGGAGCCAATTAAAATTGAGAACCAGCCATCTACTAAATCCGCGCTGCTACAGATGCTTGATTGCATAGGTGATCCACGTTTTAGCATAATTGGAGTATATG TGTCTGCCACTCCGAATTTGAGAAGTATCCAAGACAGTATCAGTAAGTGCCTTGGATTACCAGATAATAGTGGGGCTGATGCATTGTTTAAAGCCCtaatgaagaagaaatttcttttaatttttgatgATGTTTGGTGCAAATTAAAGCTCATGGATGTTGGAATCCCTCACCCAGTTCTAAACAACAAAGGAAGCAAGATTCTTATAATCAGTCGGATTCAAGATATCTGCACTGATATGGATGctagaaaaacaataaaagtagAGCCATTATCTGATGCCGAATCATGGGAGCTCTTTGTTGATATAGCTGGCGAACATGTTGCTGCCAATGATATAAAGCGCTTTGCTGAAAAAATTGTTGGAAGGTGTAAGGGGCTTCCCCTTGCAATTGTCATTGTTGCTCACGCAATGGCAAATCGACATGGAGTTGGGTTGTGGGAGAATGCCTTGTGGGAAATGGAGCTCTCAGCCACTGAGATTCGAGGTATGAAGGAAGAAGTATTTGTTCCTTTAAAATTCAGTTTTGATAGATTGGAGAATGATATGCTTAGGAGTCTATTTCTTTATTGTGCGTGTTTCTGTGAAGACTATAATTTTGAAATTGGGGGATACGAGTTGTTAGATTATTGCATTGGAAAAGGATTAGTAGATAAATTAGGGAGTTTGAAAGCTGCTAGAAATAAAGTCGAGGATCTAATTGAGAGCTTGAAAATTGCTTGCATGTTGGAAGATGGAGATCATAAAAGTAGTACTGTAAAGATGCATGATATGATGCGAGAGCTTGCATTGTGGATTACATCTTCAGAGTACACTGATAATAGCAGCCTCAACAAGTTCTTGATAAGGACTGGTGAATCA GTTACAGATTTGTTCAAGGTTAAGAGAATTGCCTGTACTGGGAATGCTCAGACGGCTACAAGTTTAGTTCTGTTTTATTGTGAAATGTTAGATCAACAAATCCTCGGATCTGAATGTGTGGAAGGTTTAAGTAATTTGAGATACTTGAACCCGGAAGGTACCAATGTTTCTATTCCAATGGGGATAATTTCTTGTTTGCacaaattggaggaattgaaatTGAGTcgagcaaaaaaaataaattggaggGTGAGTACTGATCGTAAGGGACAAAGGGATGAGCAGGAGAGAAGTGGTGGGTGTAGTAGTAGTATTGATGACTACTCCATCAGTATGATTGAT ATTGTGGGATTGGAGCTGAGACGTTGCAGAGTAGTAAGACAAGACGCTCTACAAGCTCTGATCAATGAATCTCAAAATCTACAGTTCTTAACTATTGAGGATTGCCAGGGTGTGACATGTGGGCGCATTTGTGATACCGGTACTAAATTAATAAATTGTGAAGACTTGGAGGAGGTGATGGATGGATTAGTGGTCGACCACCAATGTCCCAATGGATTGTTAATACTAATAGAATTGccaaaattgaagaagatatgTGTTGGTCTCGCACCAATAAATTGCTTTAATCAACTAATGTTGATAGATATAGAGCGATGCCATAGCTTGAAGATGGTCTTCACGAAGGAAATGCGACGACACTCGTTCAAGTACTTGTACAGTATTCTTGTTAGTGATTGCGAGAGAATGGATGTAATAATTGAagcagatgatgatgatgctaaggaagaagaagttgggGAGTTGTTGGaagagaataataataatattaatggTGAAGTCATCTCACTTTTTCCAAAACTCAGATTTTTCATTCTAGTAAATCTACCAACACTAGCAGAGGTGTGCACCAATCACATTTTGCATTGCCCCCTTATCAATGAAATGAAGGTGAGAAACTGTCCGAGGATAAACAAGGATCCTCTCCCCATACAAAATACGGATGGTTTACTTGTCATCATCGAGGGGGAAGAAATGTGGAAAGAAGGGAGCAATAATAAGGTCGTGAAGAAAAGGAAATTTAAGGAAATTCAACCTGGACCCTAA
- the LOC122657454 gene encoding calvin cycle protein CP12-2, chloroplastic, with protein MATTLGGISLSSTRGIMAKADSPNKTQKMGISPCFVRMNMINMKRNFGGRGLDRMLVRSAPEKISEKVVESIKSAEETCAGDPTSGECAAAWDEVEEVSAAASHARQKKKDSDPLETYCKDNPETVECRTYED; from the coding sequence aTGGCAACAACACTAGGTGGTATAAGTCTATCTTCCACTAGAGGAATTATGGCTAAGGCAGATTCACCCAACAAGACCCAAAAGATGGGAATTTCCCCATGTTTTGTGAGAATGAACATGATCAACATGAAGCGAAACTTTGGAGGAAGAGGATTAGATCGCATGTTAGTGAGGAGTGCACCAGAGAAGATATCGGAGAAGGTGGTGGAGAGCATAAAGAGTGCAGAGGAGACTTGTGCAGGGGACCCAACGAGCGGCGAGTGCGCAGCGGCTTGGGATGAGGTAGAAGAGGTGAGTGCAGCTGCTAGCCATGCtagacagaagaagaaagactCCGACCCTTTGGAGACCTACTGCAAGGACAACCCTGAAACCGTTGAGTGCCGCACCTACGAAGATTAA
- the LOC122658849 gene encoding bZIP transcription factor 53-like, which yields MAPTPTSSTENNGRKGGMSSAQPLTSSGSEGDPQYAGVDERKRKRMLSNRESARRSRQRKQKHLDDMIGQVSELQKQNCVIAQKTETTLQRYNQVESENQVLRARMAELNDRLEYLNSFLGFMEDTGDLFMNTPEVSDPLLKPWQLPCQSQPIMASSDMGPMFF from the coding sequence ATGGCTCCAACTCCGACTTCTTCGACGGAGAATAACGGACGCAAGGGAGGAATGTCATCTGCGCAACCACTCACAAGCTCTGGATCCGAAGGCGATCCACAGTACGCAGGGGTCGatgaaaggaaaaggaaaaggatgcTTTCGAACCGCGAATCTGCAAGGCGATCGCGACAAAGGAAGCAGAAGCATTTGGATGATATGATAGGCCAAGTAAGCGAACTTCAGAAACAGAACTGTGTGATTGCGCAGAAAACCGAGACAACCTTGCAACGCTACAACCAGGTCGAGTCTGAGAACCAGGTTTTGAGGGCTCGTATGGCGGAATTAAATGATAGGTTGGAATATCTCAATTCTTTCCTCGGATTTATGGAGGATACAGGGGATCTCTTCATGAACACGCCTGAGGTATCAGATCCTCTGCTGAAACCATGGCAACTTCCCTGCCAATCACAGCCAATAATGGCTTCTTCTGATATGGGTCCAATGTTTTTCTAG
- the LOC122657535 gene encoding DNA-directed RNA polymerases II, IV and V subunit 9A — protein MSTMKFCRECNNILYPKEDKDQKILLYACRNCDHQEVADNNCVYRNEIHHSVGERTQVLQDVAADPTLPRTKSVRCTQCNHGEAVFFQATARGEEGMTLFFVCCNPNCGHRWRD, from the exons ATGAGTACTATGAAATTTTGTCGAGAATG CAACAACATTCTCTACCCAAAGGAAGACAAGGATCAGAAGATCCTCCTTTACGCTTGTCGAAACTGCGATCACCAG GAGGTTGCTGATAACAATTGTGTGTATAGAAATGAGATACATCACTCTGTTGGTGAGCGCACTCAAGTCTTGCAGGATGTAGCTGCTGATCCAACTCTACCTCGAACTAAATCTGTTCGATGTACTCAGTGCAACCATGGAGAAGCTGTGTTCTTCCAG GCAACTGCTAGAGGAGAGGAAGGAATGACACTATTTTTTGTTTGCTGCAACCCTAATTGTGGCCATCGTTGGAGAGATTGA